The nucleotide sequence TAGGATGTGTGTGGGTTTAGTTCTAGTTTTTCCTCGCGGTCAAAAGATGCGATGCTGAATAAATCTATGCAAATTCCTGAGATATCTTAAAGAGTTTTTGAAGCTACACAAACGAGGAGTAAATAGAAAAGtattctatatatatttataaatttaagaaacATAAATCATTGTTTATTTCTGTAAAGAAAGTTAAATAATCAAGTTTATGCCTCACAAGAGAACAATGTCAATAAGTTTAactgaaaattaatttaaattttttttgttttaaatctAAAGTAGGATGTGCATTTGTTCCACGACTGGGCTAAAAATAACGCTTTTGATATTAATACATGTAGCCGCAGTGAGTTTCACACCCTTTTAtgtaaaaaaaactataaaccCACCCTGCAGGGTTTTAATGCCGCACAATTGGCGAAGGACATTACCATGCTGGATAAACTGGTGGGTCACCATCATATTGTTCTTATCATAAGTATAACCTTATGCGTCATCATACTGATTGTTCTTATAGCTGCAGTATATGCAGCGATTCGGCATCACATCTTGATTCTAAACATAGTGCGTCTTTTCGAGTTAATATATAATAGTTTTCTTAGattgaatttgaattttttagtCTCTCGTTTCCTtgactttaaaatgtttagCCAAGGGGATCATCTTGATCGTGTGTATAATCACTGAAAACAACTTACAAAGAACTGCTGCCCACTTTTGGTTCATTTTATGCTGGATATTTACGgtatttaattcaattatatTTATCAGAACTGAACTCTATTAATCAGTGGTTTTAATCAGAGCAGGCGGCATGTATGGTCGGGAATCTTTGTTTCTCTATGCGGCTAAGAGAAAACTTGAGAAATGCCGACTAAGATGATATTTTTAGGCACTACAATGGCACTCATTCAGTAATCATAACACTACGGACATACATTTTCATATTGAATTGGTAAGGtctttttaaaaacttaataGGATCATAATTTATATTAACCAATCTTTTATACTATACCATCCTCTATCATAACTTTTTTAAGATCTTCACTTGAGAATATTGTCAATATCcaaacaaaattcaaaattgtATCCAGCCAAATAAGATGTGCTTTTGTCCCACGCTTGCTCTTAAAATCGGGCTTCTCATTCTAATACCTATTACCGCAGTGAGTTAGATGCATAATTCATTTATCAGCAAATTCAAGACACATTCTGCAGGGATGTAATGCCGCTCAAATAGCAAAAGACGTTACTTTATTGAACGTTTTAAAGGGTGCCAATCATACCATTCTAATCGTTAACCTATCTATGTCCGTGATCATACTGGCAACTCTTATTGTATTGTTGTATGCGACGATCTGTACTAAGCTTCGGATACTATACGGGGTGCGTACAGATGATGTTTAAGATTCCTTAACACAAATacattgtttttttaattttcaggTGCTTATTATTTTTGCAGTGAACTGCGCAGTAAAGCTCATCCTTATTTTCGTGTGTATTTCAATTGAAATAAATCCAAAACAGACAGCCGCACATTTTTGGCTGACAGTGTGCTGGTTTGTTTCGGTATGTGTGGACTTTGggtttacttatttattattataaatcaGCTTTCTAATCAGAACAGTTTTTCTGCCTGGCCTCTATTGTTTTGTACTGTATACGGTTACGTGAGCTGGCCGAAGAAGCTATCTTGGCCACCTAAATTGGTACAATGTTTATTTCGTTCCCAGTGTTTTGGACttttactaaaaaaaatcgtTTCACCTTCGATCGCAGTGTCAATGTGCGTCTTGAATTGAACAATCTTCAGAGAAGAGAACGTTACTATGCCAAATAACCAAGTGGATCAGGGGGGAAATCGAAGTGGGTTCTTATGGGAGCTAAGGATTTGTGGCGTCATGATCTTCCTATCGTGGGTAACCTCTATTGTAAGTATTTTCAGATTGCTGAAAACGATACAAAAGTAGATATATTCCCAACCCACAGGCTCTAAACTTTGTaaacatttattat is from Drosophila suzukii chromosome 3, CBGP_Dsuzu_IsoJpt1.0, whole genome shotgun sequence and encodes:
- the LOC108005838 gene encoding uncharacterized protein; translated protein: MCICSTTGLKITLLILIHVAAGFNAAQLAKDITMLDKLVGHHHIVLIISITLCVIILIVLIAAVYAAIRHHILILNISLVSLTLKCLAKGIILIVCIITENNLQRTAAHFWFILCWIFTAACMVGNLCFSMRLRENLRNAD
- the LOC108005834 gene encoding uncharacterized protein — its product is MCFCPTLALKIGLLILIPITAGCNAAQIAKDVTLLNVLKGANHTILIVNLSMSVIILATLIVLLYATICTKLRILYGVLIIFAVNCAVKLILIFVCISIEINPKQTAAHFWLTVCWFVSFFCLASIVLYCIRLRELAEEAILAT